In Firmicutes bacterium ASF500, a single genomic region encodes these proteins:
- the vanW_2 gene encoding Vancomycin B-type resistance protein VanW yields the protein MGRKRLTQFFPGLLPLRKKQKIFCYYMGMRLDHNRYSEIRSDFMLSHPLFHASWPLYNYKTGYELTYQENKAYNCKLAAKVLDKLIIAPGETFSFWNAVRGADRETAYKNGYVLSDGRLQLLPGGGLCQMSSFLYWLFLHTPLTITEQHTHGIDLHLNMPGIPQGIDAAVAEGWLDLKVRNDTAHTFQLLVSVGSHSMKGVVLSDTKLRSVCQKQIS from the coding sequence ATGGGAAGAAAACGCCTTACGCAGTTTTTTCCTGGCCTGCTGCCGCTGCGGAAAAAACAGAAGATATTCTGCTACTACATGGGAATGAGGTTAGACCATAACCGCTATTCAGAAATCCGTTCTGACTTCATGCTGTCCCACCCGCTCTTTCATGCAAGCTGGCCTCTTTATAACTATAAAACGGGCTACGAGCTGACCTACCAGGAGAATAAGGCTTACAACTGCAAACTGGCGGCGAAGGTGCTTGATAAACTTATCATCGCCCCCGGCGAAACATTTTCCTTTTGGAACGCTGTACGGGGCGCAGATCGGGAAACGGCCTATAAAAATGGATATGTTCTGTCCGATGGACGGCTCCAGCTTTTGCCGGGGGGCGGGCTGTGCCAAATGAGCAGCTTTTTGTACTGGCTGTTTCTGCATACCCCGCTGACTATCACAGAACAGCACACCCACGGAATTGACCTCCATCTCAATATGCCCGGTATTCCCCAGGGCATCGACGCTGCGGTGGCCGAGGGCTGGCTGGATTTGAAGGTCAGAAACGATACCGCCCACACATTTCAACTCCTGGTTTCTGTTGGCAGCCATAGCATGAAAGGTGTGGTGTTATCTGACACAAAGCTGCGGTCTGTCTGTCAAAAACAAATTAGTTAA